One Microbacterium sp. W4I20 DNA window includes the following coding sequences:
- a CDS encoding aminodeoxychorismate/anthranilate synthase component II, with amino-acid sequence MTRVLVVDNHDSFVHTLVGYLRELGAETTMIESDTTDAAELERLLPDYDAVLLSPGPGTPGEAGASLDAVRVAARLRIPLLGVCLGHQAIGEAFGTPVGEAPELMHGMVSAVTHDGSALFAGIPSPFEAGRYHSLALPASALPADVTVTAWTGTGTVMALAHRDLPILGVQFHPESVLTEGGYRLLANWLELCGDTDAVVLSERLHPLSR; translated from the coding sequence ATGACGCGAGTTCTCGTGGTCGACAACCACGACAGCTTCGTGCACACCCTGGTCGGCTACCTGCGCGAGCTCGGCGCCGAGACCACCATGATCGAGTCGGACACGACGGATGCCGCCGAGCTGGAGCGTCTTCTCCCTGACTACGACGCGGTGCTGCTTTCCCCGGGTCCCGGCACGCCCGGTGAAGCGGGCGCATCGCTCGACGCGGTTCGCGTGGCCGCCCGGCTGCGCATCCCGCTGCTCGGGGTGTGCCTCGGGCATCAGGCGATCGGCGAGGCGTTCGGCACACCCGTCGGTGAAGCCCCGGAGCTCATGCACGGCATGGTCTCGGCGGTGACCCACGACGGCTCGGCGCTGTTCGCCGGCATCCCCTCGCCGTTCGAAGCCGGGCGGTACCACTCGCTCGCGCTGCCGGCATCCGCTCTTCCCGCCGACGTCACGGTGACCGCGTGGACCGGCACCGGGACGGTCATGGCGCTGGCGCACCGTGACCTGCCGATACTCGGGGTGCAGTTCCACCCCGAGAGCGTGCTCACCGAGGGCGGCTACCGACTGCTGGCGAACTGGCTCGAGCTCTGCGGCGACACCGATGCGGTCGTGCTCTCCGAGCGGTTGCATCCGCTCTCCCGCTGA
- a CDS encoding Xaa-Pro peptidase family protein: MSILPFPSAVYAARLEHAVALATDAGLDAIIVGPGPDLQYLVGVEGDTIERLTALVLGPGIAPTIIVPRMELAKVRSTAVGELGLGVSDWVDGEDPYDLVAAAVGAVARLGVSDALPALHVIPIGERFGMRLELATPVLREGRMIKDATEIAELRRAGEAIDRVHRGVPGWLRAGRTEREVAADIAEAIVAEGHHTVEFVIVGSGPNGADPHHEVSDRVIEDGDIVVVDIGGAVPTGYNSDSTRTYVVGTPDPVAAERIAVLVRAQQAAVDAVRPGVTASAVDAAARTVLADAGLGDAFLHRTGHGIGVSVHEEPYIAPGNDLVLREGMAFSIEPGIYFAGQWGARIEDIVVVTAAGCERLNVAPHELVVAG; encoded by the coding sequence GTGAGCATCCTGCCGTTCCCCTCTGCCGTGTACGCCGCCCGCCTCGAACACGCTGTCGCCCTGGCGACGGATGCCGGTCTCGACGCGATCATCGTCGGTCCCGGCCCGGATCTGCAGTACCTCGTCGGCGTCGAAGGCGACACCATCGAACGCCTGACCGCGTTGGTGCTCGGCCCCGGCATCGCGCCGACGATCATCGTGCCGCGCATGGAGCTCGCGAAGGTGCGGTCGACGGCCGTCGGCGAACTCGGCCTCGGCGTGAGCGACTGGGTCGACGGGGAGGACCCATACGACCTGGTCGCCGCGGCGGTCGGCGCGGTCGCGCGACTCGGAGTCTCGGATGCGCTCCCGGCTCTGCACGTGATCCCGATCGGTGAGCGCTTCGGCATGCGGCTCGAGCTCGCCACCCCGGTGCTGCGCGAAGGACGGATGATCAAGGACGCCACCGAGATCGCCGAGCTCCGTCGCGCGGGCGAGGCGATCGACCGCGTGCACCGCGGCGTGCCGGGCTGGTTGCGTGCCGGACGCACCGAACGCGAGGTCGCCGCCGACATCGCCGAAGCGATCGTGGCGGAGGGCCACCACACGGTCGAGTTCGTGATCGTCGGCTCCGGCCCGAACGGCGCCGACCCGCACCACGAGGTCTCCGACCGGGTCATCGAAGACGGCGACATCGTCGTGGTCGACATCGGGGGAGCCGTGCCGACGGGCTACAACTCCGACAGCACGCGCACCTACGTCGTCGGCACTCCCGATCCGGTGGCGGCTGAGCGGATCGCGGTGCTCGTGCGGGCGCAGCAGGCCGCCGTCGACGCGGTGCGGCCTGGCGTGACGGCATCCGCCGTGGATGCGGCGGCGCGTACGGTGCTCGCCGACGCGGGCCTGGGAGACGCATTCCTGCACCGTACCGGCCACGGCATCGGAGTCTCGGTGCACGAGGAGCCATACATCGCACCGGGCAACGACCTGGTGCTGCGCGAGGGCATGGCGTTCAGCATCGAGCCGGGGATCTACTTCGCCGGCCAGTGGGGCGCGCGCATCGAGGACATCGTGGTGGTCACGGCTGCCGGCTGCGAGCGACTCAACGTGGCGCCTCACGAGCTGGTGGTCGCGGGCTGA
- a CDS encoding DNA helicase, translating to MSLSRKRKKQLRRLQKDATQLWESQQEVVGHAADVAREASRQLGDLGREQVLPVVQDTYNRRLAPVVDRGVRIGRHVVDDKVVPIVGGVVGSALTAWDFANAKRHGTAVPAPRGAFGKKQKSGPGLGSVVAIILGAAAAVGVLYAAWQALRADDELWVADDPLSAPDA from the coding sequence GTGAGCCTCAGCCGCAAGCGGAAGAAGCAACTGCGTCGTCTGCAGAAGGACGCCACCCAGCTCTGGGAGTCGCAGCAGGAAGTCGTCGGCCACGCCGCCGATGTCGCTCGCGAGGCCAGCCGTCAGCTCGGTGACCTCGGTCGCGAGCAGGTGCTCCCTGTCGTTCAGGACACGTACAACCGTCGTCTCGCCCCGGTCGTCGACCGCGGTGTGAGGATCGGTCGCCACGTCGTCGACGACAAGGTCGTCCCCATCGTCGGTGGTGTCGTGGGCAGTGCCCTCACCGCCTGGGACTTCGCGAACGCCAAGCGTCACGGCACCGCGGTCCCCGCGCCCCGTGGTGCGTTCGGCAAGAAGCAGAAGTCCGGACCGGGCCTCGGTTCCGTCGTCGCGATCATCCTCGGCGCCGCCGCCGCGGTCGGCGTGCTCTACGCCGCGTGGCAGGCGCTCCGCGCTGACGACGAGCTCTGGGTTGCAGACGACCCGCTCTCTGCTCCCGACGCGTGA
- a CDS encoding peptidylprolyl isomerase, with protein sequence MAHASHVATLHTNHGDIVINLFGDHAPKTVKNFVGLADGTQEWTHPATGKPGEGALYKDVIFHRIIPNFMIQGGDPLGQGVGGPGYNFDDEINMELDFNKPYILAMANAGLRRNAITGKPEGTNGSQFFITTDPTPWLQGKHTIFGEVADDASRAVVDAIAAVPTAAGDRPVEPVVLQSIDIVAA encoded by the coding sequence ATGGCCCACGCTTCCCACGTCGCAACCCTGCACACCAACCACGGTGACATCGTCATCAACCTCTTCGGCGACCACGCCCCGAAGACGGTCAAGAACTTCGTCGGCCTCGCCGACGGCACCCAGGAGTGGACGCACCCCGCCACCGGCAAGCCGGGCGAGGGCGCGCTGTACAAGGACGTCATCTTCCACCGCATCATCCCGAACTTCATGATCCAGGGCGGCGACCCGCTCGGACAGGGCGTCGGAGGCCCCGGCTACAACTTCGACGACGAGATCAACATGGAGCTCGACTTCAACAAGCCGTACATCCTCGCGATGGCGAACGCCGGCCTCCGTCGCAACGCCATCACCGGCAAGCCCGAGGGCACCAACGGCTCGCAGTTCTTCATCACCACTGACCCGACGCCGTGGCTTCAGGGCAAGCACACGATCTTCGGCGAGGTCGCGGACGACGCCTCTCGCGCCGTCGTCGACGCGATCGCCGCCGTCCCGACCGCTGCGGGCGACCGTCCGGTCGAGCCGGTCGTGCTGCAGTCGATCGACATCGTCGCGGCCTGA
- the pknB gene encoding Stk1 family PASTA domain-containing Ser/Thr kinase has product MSTEPRVLAGRYRVDELIGHGGMAKVYRGHDLTLGREVAIKILDPDLARDTAFRTRFRLEAQAASRMSHPSIVRVFDAGDPSAPSAGGVASDTEPPYIVMELIRGTLLKDIIARGPVPVEDAVRYVDGILEALDYSHRAGVVHRDIKPGNVMVTDKGQVKVMDFGIARAVSDSSSTVAETTQIIGTAAYFSPEQAKGEPVDARADLYSTGVVLYELLTGRQPFRGESPVAVAYQHVSETPVAPTEVNEDAPGALDPIVLRALAKDPYQRFPDAAHFRAALDSALTGAAPTRKQVGALTSELYGPSPRQAQETARSLRQLSTDTTMSRTQSGPPVAWIWAGVALLAVLLASVLFWVYTISLQPSEVPSTSRTIPDLVNVSAERAQDELAELDLTATLIVEASSDIADGNVIRTDPGVGVAVEEGDAVTVYVSSGAETVTVPKLEGMSLVNAKKALADAGLELGTVIERNDKELAADTVISASEKADDEVAPKTVINLVVASGKVTLTDLSGWTVDAATTNLTDLGLTASPEEQADCPATDPPTVDSMSVAPGDVAIGSTVGLRFCTGE; this is encoded by the coding sequence GTGTCCACAGAGCCACGCGTTCTCGCGGGTCGTTACCGCGTCGACGAGCTCATCGGGCACGGCGGCATGGCGAAGGTGTACCGCGGGCATGACTTGACGCTCGGCCGTGAGGTCGCGATCAAGATCCTCGATCCCGACCTGGCCCGCGACACGGCGTTCCGCACCCGGTTCCGGCTCGAGGCGCAGGCCGCCTCGCGCATGTCGCATCCGTCGATCGTCCGCGTCTTCGACGCCGGCGATCCGTCCGCACCCTCCGCAGGAGGAGTCGCGTCCGACACGGAGCCACCGTACATCGTGATGGAGCTCATCAGAGGCACCCTTCTGAAGGACATCATCGCCCGGGGCCCCGTGCCCGTGGAAGATGCGGTGCGCTACGTCGACGGCATCCTCGAGGCGCTCGACTACTCGCATCGGGCGGGCGTCGTGCACCGCGACATCAAGCCGGGCAACGTCATGGTCACCGACAAGGGCCAGGTCAAGGTGATGGACTTCGGCATCGCCCGCGCGGTGTCCGACTCCTCCTCCACCGTGGCCGAGACGACGCAGATCATCGGCACCGCCGCGTACTTCTCGCCGGAGCAGGCCAAGGGCGAACCCGTCGATGCGCGTGCCGACCTCTACTCCACAGGCGTCGTGCTCTACGAGCTGCTCACGGGGCGTCAGCCGTTCCGTGGGGAGTCTCCGGTCGCCGTCGCCTACCAGCACGTCAGCGAGACACCGGTCGCGCCGACCGAGGTGAACGAAGACGCCCCGGGCGCGCTCGACCCGATCGTGCTGCGGGCTCTCGCGAAGGATCCCTATCAGCGGTTCCCGGATGCCGCGCACTTCCGGGCCGCGCTCGACTCGGCTCTCACGGGCGCCGCGCCGACCCGCAAGCAGGTCGGCGCGCTGACCAGTGAGCTCTACGGGCCCAGCCCGCGGCAGGCGCAGGAGACGGCGCGGTCACTGCGCCAGCTCAGCACCGACACCACGATGTCCCGCACGCAGTCCGGCCCGCCGGTCGCATGGATCTGGGCCGGTGTCGCTCTGCTCGCCGTGCTGCTCGCCTCGGTCCTGTTCTGGGTGTACACGATCAGCCTCCAGCCGTCCGAGGTGCCCAGCACGTCTCGCACCATCCCCGATCTCGTGAACGTCTCGGCCGAGCGCGCCCAGGACGAACTCGCCGAGCTCGACCTGACCGCCACGCTCATCGTCGAGGCGAGCTCCGACATCGCCGACGGCAACGTGATCCGCACGGATCCCGGAGTCGGTGTGGCGGTCGAGGAGGGCGACGCGGTCACCGTGTACGTCTCCTCGGGTGCGGAGACGGTGACCGTCCCGAAGCTCGAAGGCATGTCGCTCGTCAACGCCAAGAAGGCGCTGGCGGATGCCGGACTCGAACTCGGTACCGTCATCGAGCGCAACGACAAGGAACTCGCGGCCGACACCGTGATCTCGGCGAGCGAGAAAGCCGACGACGAAGTGGCCCCGAAGACCGTGATCAATCTGGTCGTCGCGAGCGGGAAGGTGACGCTCACCGATCTCTCCGGCTGGACGGTGGATGCCGCGACCACGAACCTCACCGATCTCGGCCTCACGGCGAGCCCGGAGGAGCAGGCGGACTGCCCGGCCACCGATCCGCCGACAGTCGACTCGATGTCGGTCGCACCCGGCGATGTGGCGATCGGCTCGACCGTCGGGCTGAGGTTCTGCACCGGGGAGTAG
- a CDS encoding class E sortase yields MTASVAPGGRRPRRERPRSRATFASVLGELLLTAGVLVLLFVAWQMWIGDIIISAQKNDEGAAISEEWARGPAPEPPPLVEADDGATYYEPVIPKVPADAEQLGQMHIPRFGAGYNYGIYGGTSRARTLDQKGIGVYTDSKMPGEVGNFSMAGHRTTWGKPFNQLDKLQLNDAIVVETPDGWFTYRFRTLEYVKPSQTDVLADVPQMPEQQTGERYITLTACSPLYSLAERIVAYGVFESFQPRAEGPPAALTDPPPPPAAPSV; encoded by the coding sequence ATGACTGCATCCGTCGCGCCTGGGGGGCGTCGTCCCCGACGCGAGCGTCCGCGATCCCGCGCGACCTTCGCGAGCGTGCTCGGCGAACTGCTCCTCACCGCCGGCGTGCTCGTGCTGCTGTTCGTGGCGTGGCAGATGTGGATCGGCGACATCATCATCAGCGCACAGAAGAACGATGAAGGCGCGGCGATCTCCGAGGAGTGGGCAAGAGGGCCTGCGCCGGAACCGCCGCCGCTGGTGGAGGCCGACGACGGCGCGACCTACTACGAGCCCGTCATCCCGAAGGTGCCCGCCGACGCGGAGCAACTGGGACAGATGCACATCCCCCGCTTCGGTGCCGGCTACAACTACGGCATCTACGGCGGCACGAGCCGCGCCCGGACCCTCGATCAGAAGGGCATCGGCGTCTACACCGACTCGAAGATGCCCGGCGAGGTCGGCAACTTCTCGATGGCCGGCCACCGCACGACCTGGGGCAAGCCCTTCAACCAGCTCGACAAGCTCCAGCTGAACGACGCGATCGTCGTGGAGACGCCCGACGGGTGGTTCACCTATCGCTTCCGGACGCTCGAGTACGTCAAGCCCTCGCAGACCGACGTGCTCGCCGACGTGCCGCAGATGCCCGAGCAGCAGACCGGAGAGCGGTACATCACCCTGACGGCCTGCTCGCCGCTGTACTCGCTCGCCGAGCGCATCGTCGCCTACGGCGTGTTCGAGAGCTTCCAGCCGCGCGCGGAGGGACCGCCCGCCGCGCTGACTGATCCGCCGCCGCCCCCGGCCGCACCCTCCGTGTAG
- a CDS encoding aminoacyl-tRNA deacylase gives MREAAAARGLTIDIQQRPAANSLFEAAELLGIPPSSIVKTLVVKRSDDTYLFALIPGGRSISWPKLRTLVGVNKLRLPEPELALAATGYERGTIVPIGSTTDWPIYADESIVGQRIAMGAGAHGFSLFVEADDLIAAYGATVADISVPEQPRA, from the coding sequence GTGCGGGAGGCCGCCGCAGCGCGCGGCCTGACCATCGACATCCAGCAGCGACCTGCGGCGAACAGTCTGTTCGAGGCGGCCGAGCTGCTCGGCATCCCCCCATCGAGCATCGTGAAGACGCTCGTCGTGAAGCGGTCCGATGACACTTATCTGTTCGCCCTCATCCCGGGTGGCCGGTCGATCTCGTGGCCGAAGCTTCGCACCCTGGTGGGCGTGAACAAGCTACGCCTGCCGGAACCCGAGCTGGCACTCGCCGCCACCGGGTACGAACGCGGCACCATCGTGCCGATCGGCAGCACCACCGACTGGCCGATCTACGCCGATGAGTCGATCGTGGGTCAGCGCATCGCGATGGGTGCGGGGGCGCACGGCTTCAGTCTGTTCGTCGAGGCCGACGACCTGATCGCGGCATACGGCGCGACAGTCGCCGACATCTCCGTCCCCGAGCAGCCGCGCGCCTGA
- a CDS encoding NUDIX hydrolase, whose translation MDLRVAAYAVVTDDGGRLLLARWTEGRRVAWTMPGGGLEPGEDPEDAVRRELREETGYTVKVGELLGIHSRVIPAGRRVQKAAVPLHTLRILYRAEVTGGKLRFETEGSTDMAEWFPLKAVADLQRVKLVDIAIRMAGLA comes from the coding sequence ATGGATCTGCGTGTCGCGGCATACGCAGTCGTCACCGATGACGGCGGGCGGCTGCTGCTCGCGCGCTGGACCGAGGGGCGGCGCGTGGCCTGGACCATGCCGGGCGGCGGGCTGGAGCCCGGCGAGGACCCGGAGGATGCCGTGCGGCGCGAGCTCCGCGAAGAGACCGGCTACACGGTCAAGGTCGGCGAGCTCCTCGGCATCCACTCCCGGGTGATTCCCGCCGGGCGGCGCGTGCAGAAGGCCGCCGTTCCGCTGCACACGCTGCGCATCCTCTACCGCGCCGAGGTCACCGGCGGCAAGCTGCGCTTCGAGACCGAGGGTTCCACCGACATGGCGGAGTGGTTCCCCCTGAAGGCGGTGGCCGATCTGCAGCGAGTCAAGCTCGTCGACATCGCGATCCGCATGGCCGGCCTCGCCTGA
- a CDS encoding cell division protein CrgA, with protein sequence MARERRTEEPVVERAEGDAAPNAVWFKPVMIGFMLLGLAWILVFYISGMQFPIPGLDNWNLAIGLGIALIGFLMTTRWR encoded by the coding sequence ATGGCCCGTGAGCGTAGAACCGAAGAACCCGTCGTCGAGCGCGCCGAAGGCGACGCCGCTCCCAACGCCGTATGGTTCAAGCCCGTGATGATCGGCTTCATGCTGCTCGGTCTCGCGTGGATCCTGGTCTTCTACATCTCCGGCATGCAGTTCCCGATCCCGGGACTCGACAACTGGAACCTGGCCATCGGCCTCGGCATCGCCCTGATCGGCTTCCTGATGACCACGCGCTGGCGCTGA
- a CDS encoding GyrI-like domain-containing protein, with protein MRLTLSAARHPAVRRSHQSRAAEVGLAHNGLSDSARWQALDGVSPERDHGQMVFEVVDGPRIERRSSVPTVGIRLVTPFRGMLATRDRLLAELFSWLDDRGVQAEGPFYLRLHVVDMAADMDIEVGVAGVVAEGAGRVTAGTMPAGEYAILAYRGSSLQANRMLLGWVDDSERSFDANPASGAWAGRYEILRTDPRVERRKTAWTTELAFLLAAYG; from the coding sequence ATGCGACTCACACTATCCGCAGCGCGGCATCCTGCTGTTCGTCGATCACACCAGTCGCGTGCCGCCGAGGTGGGTCTCGCGCACAATGGTCTCTCCGATTCCGCTCGGTGGCAGGCACTGGACGGCGTCTCGCCGGAGCGGGATCATGGGCAGATGGTCTTCGAAGTCGTCGACGGTCCCCGTATCGAGCGCCGAAGCTCGGTGCCGACCGTCGGCATCCGTCTGGTCACTCCGTTCCGCGGCATGCTCGCAACTCGCGATCGCCTCCTCGCCGAGCTCTTCTCGTGGCTGGACGACCGCGGTGTGCAGGCCGAAGGCCCGTTCTACCTGCGGCTGCATGTGGTCGACATGGCGGCCGACATGGACATCGAGGTCGGCGTGGCCGGCGTGGTCGCAGAGGGCGCCGGGCGAGTGACGGCCGGGACGATGCCGGCCGGCGAGTACGCGATCCTCGCCTATCGCGGCAGCTCGCTGCAGGCGAATCGGATGCTGCTCGGCTGGGTCGACGACTCGGAGCGGAGCTTCGACGCCAACCCGGCATCCGGTGCCTGGGCCGGCCGGTACGAGATCCTCCGCACCGACCCACGCGTCGAGCGGCGCAAGACCGCGTGGACGACGGAGCTGGCGTTCCTCCTCGCGGCATACGGATGA
- a CDS encoding rhomboid family intramembrane serine protease, giving the protein MTTPEFADNRDNFCYRHPDRQSFVLCQRCLRTICGECQTPAPVGVICPECMKAERKNRTPAQKKAERRWGGRSSGAAMAMTRGGKPIVTYVLLAVTSFIGLVQLIPGLDGPIRQALAFNAAYLYPDLSLLPFEPWRLLTAMFVHGGFFHLALNMLALWMLGQNLEPLLGRARFIALYLISGLGGSVAVAVIAPETSTVGASGAIFGLMAALLIVGRHIGANVTGLLVILGVNFALGFFLRNIAWQAHLGGAVIGALIAFIFTRTKRREQRVWQIVLLAVVTVALLILVAFVPPLIILA; this is encoded by the coding sequence ATGACGACGCCTGAGTTCGCGGACAACCGCGACAACTTCTGCTACCGGCATCCGGATCGGCAGAGCTTCGTGCTCTGCCAGCGGTGTCTGCGCACGATCTGCGGAGAGTGCCAGACGCCCGCACCCGTCGGGGTGATCTGCCCCGAGTGCATGAAGGCCGAGCGCAAGAACCGCACCCCCGCGCAGAAGAAGGCGGAGCGTCGATGGGGAGGCCGGAGCTCCGGCGCCGCCATGGCGATGACCCGCGGCGGCAAGCCCATCGTCACCTATGTGCTGCTTGCGGTGACCTCGTTCATCGGCCTGGTGCAGCTCATCCCCGGACTCGACGGTCCCATCAGGCAGGCGCTTGCCTTCAACGCCGCCTACCTCTATCCCGACCTCTCGCTCCTCCCGTTCGAACCGTGGCGTCTGCTCACCGCGATGTTCGTGCACGGCGGCTTCTTCCACCTGGCGCTGAACATGCTCGCCCTGTGGATGCTGGGGCAGAACCTCGAACCCCTGCTCGGTCGCGCGCGTTTCATCGCGCTGTACCTGATCAGCGGACTGGGTGGTTCCGTCGCGGTCGCCGTCATCGCGCCCGAGACCTCGACGGTGGGGGCATCCGGAGCGATCTTCGGCTTGATGGCCGCGCTCCTCATCGTCGGACGGCACATCGGCGCGAACGTCACGGGGCTGCTCGTGATCCTCGGCGTCAACTTCGCCCTGGGGTTCTTCCTGCGGAACATCGCCTGGCAGGCCCACCTCGGGGGCGCGGTCATCGGCGCGCTGATCGCCTTCATCTTCACGCGCACGAAGCGGCGCGAGCAACGTGTCTGGCAGATCGTCCTGCTCGCGGTCGTCACCGTCGCGCTGCTCATCCTCGTCGCCTTCGTGCCACCGCTCATCATTTTGGCCTGA